A DNA window from Maribellus comscasis contains the following coding sequences:
- a CDS encoding peptide MFS transporter, whose translation MGKQKKHPKGLMVLFFTEMWERFGFYLLIGIFFLYMTESKDSQFPGMGFSGVKASDIYGSYLALVYLTPFIGGLLADRYLGYRLSITIGGLLFSAGYFGLAINNETAFFVSLLLIIMGNGLFKPNISALVGKIYDSNPKYRDLKDSGYNIFYMGINIGAFICNFIAAYLRINYGWGWAFAAAGVGMLIGVIWFWTGQFFTDNIKMVDKVSPPTKDDMPMKKILYTLFLPAAVAGTIGWMIPGNIFSSDSTDAFIFFSLVVVIFYFNIYRTADKKEKQPIKALLAVFGSVIVFWAIFHQNGAALTVWAENYTNRQVPELLEEPIKTLSLNQVVTTDMREVEQTDLHGAPVLDAFGHPVTELKPDPYFDNLPKENWPETGKVNLISTELFQSINPGFIILFTPLVVGFFNFLARKRKKGPVTTPAKIGWGMVITALSAVVMILAVIVSKNGAVKASAGWLFGTYAVITVGELCLSPMGLSLVSKLSPPRITALMMGGWFLSTSIGNKLSGVLSGMWQTYDNKAFFFLTNALLAMVSVILIFSMLPWLNRVMKEYTEKK comes from the coding sequence ATGGGAAAACAAAAAAAACACCCGAAAGGATTAATGGTCCTTTTTTTTACCGAGATGTGGGAAAGATTTGGTTTTTACCTTCTAATCGGTATTTTCTTTTTATATATGACTGAAAGCAAAGACAGTCAGTTTCCGGGAATGGGTTTCTCGGGAGTAAAAGCCAGTGATATTTACGGTTCATACCTGGCGCTGGTTTATTTAACCCCCTTTATAGGAGGACTTCTTGCTGACAGATACCTGGGATACCGGTTGTCAATAACCATTGGAGGCTTGTTATTTTCAGCCGGCTATTTTGGATTGGCAATTAACAATGAAACTGCATTTTTTGTATCACTTCTTCTAATTATTATGGGGAATGGATTGTTTAAACCCAATATTTCTGCACTGGTGGGTAAAATCTACGATTCGAATCCCAAATACCGTGATTTAAAAGACAGCGGTTACAATATATTTTATATGGGAATTAATATTGGTGCTTTTATTTGCAACTTTATTGCCGCTTACCTGAGGATTAACTACGGATGGGGATGGGCTTTCGCTGCTGCGGGAGTTGGAATGTTAATCGGAGTTATCTGGTTTTGGACAGGCCAGTTTTTTACCGACAATATAAAAATGGTTGATAAAGTATCACCTCCAACCAAAGACGATATGCCGATGAAAAAAATACTCTACACCTTATTTCTGCCCGCTGCAGTTGCAGGAACCATTGGATGGATGATACCTGGTAATATTTTCAGTTCTGATTCAACCGATGCTTTTATATTCTTTAGTTTAGTTGTGGTAATCTTTTATTTTAATATCTACCGTACGGCTGACAAAAAAGAGAAACAACCAATTAAGGCCTTGCTGGCTGTATTTGGTTCGGTTATCGTTTTCTGGGCTATTTTTCACCAAAACGGAGCGGCTTTAACTGTTTGGGCTGAAAACTATACCAACCGACAAGTACCCGAGCTTTTGGAAGAGCCGATAAAAACGCTAAGTCTTAACCAGGTGGTAACAACAGATATGCGGGAGGTTGAACAAACCGATTTACACGGAGCGCCGGTTTTGGATGCGTTTGGACACCCGGTAACTGAATTAAAGCCCGATCCTTATTTTGACAACCTCCCCAAAGAAAATTGGCCGGAAACGGGAAAAGTAAACCTGATTTCAACGGAACTCTTTCAATCCATAAATCCTGGGTTTATCATTTTGTTTACACCTTTGGTTGTTGGCTTTTTTAATTTTCTGGCGCGAAAAAGAAAAAAAGGCCCGGTAACAACACCTGCCAAAATTGGCTGGGGAATGGTCATCACAGCCCTTTCAGCAGTTGTGATGATTCTTGCAGTTATTGTTTCCAAAAACGGAGCAGTAAAAGCGTCGGCTGGCTGGCTTTTTGGAACATACGCCGTAATAACGGTTGGAGAACTGTGCTTAAGCCCGATGGGACTGTCACTGGTTTCAAAACTAAGTCCGCCAAGAATCACAGCATTAATGATGGGAGGCTGGTTTTTGTCAACTTCAATCGGGAATAAACTGTCGGGGGTATTATCCGGAATGTGGCAAACTTATGATAACAAAGCATTTTTCTTTCTCACCAACGCACTTTTAGCTATGGTTTCAGTAATTCTTATTTTTTCTATGCTGCCCTGGCTGAACCGTGTAATGAAAGAGTACACAGAAAAAAAATAA
- a CDS encoding response regulator — protein MLEENEYLIFVVENNKIYNRLVTEYLKRNGFPNVKSLVSGEECVQTIEEGIKPDIIIQDYSLDGINGLEVLKQVKKISPHSEFIFLTSNENMEVAVNTIKFGAFDYIVKDKLALEKVVYKMRKITSMFKLQKKHGQTRKVMYFFLAMVAFLVILAFFYFVIGVF, from the coding sequence ATGCTTGAAGAAAACGAATATTTGATTTTTGTTGTTGAGAACAACAAAATATACAATCGTTTGGTTACCGAATATCTTAAAAGAAATGGTTTTCCTAACGTTAAATCGCTCGTGTCGGGAGAGGAGTGTGTTCAAACTATTGAAGAGGGAATAAAACCGGATATTATTATTCAGGATTATTCTTTGGATGGGATCAACGGGCTGGAGGTATTAAAGCAGGTTAAAAAAATTAGTCCTCATTCCGAGTTTATTTTTCTTACCAGTAACGAGAATATGGAAGTTGCAGTGAATACCATCAAGTTTGGAGCTTTCGATTATATTGTAAAAGATAAACTGGCGTTGGAAAAGGTAGTTTACAAAATGCGCAAAATTACTTCCATGTTTAAACTACAGAAAAAGCACGGACAAACAAGAAAGGTTATGTACTTTTTTCTGGCTATGGTTGCTTTCCTGGTTATTCTTGCATTTTTTTATTTTGTGATTGGAGTTTTCTGA
- a CDS encoding alpha/beta hydrolase — MQKEYKLFPLFLLFGLLGFSQILYAQETKSENYTVEEDILYRDTETRQGDAYINERCRLDIYYPDTKNYTTIVWFHGGGITSGNKFIPEKLKEKGIAVVAVNYRLHPRVKCPEYLEDAAAAVAWTFKNIKRYGGDPEKIVVSGHSAGGYLTSMVGLDKKWLAKFGIDADEIAMLIPFSGHTITHMTVRKERGIPDTQPVVDEFAPLFHVKKDAPPLILITGDREREMLGRYEENAYLWRMMKVAGNTTTKLYELDSFNHGGMASPAFEILLQEIKALNK, encoded by the coding sequence ATGCAAAAAGAATACAAATTATTCCCATTATTTCTTCTCTTTGGCCTTCTTGGTTTTAGCCAGATTTTATACGCGCAGGAAACAAAATCAGAGAACTATACGGTTGAAGAAGATATTTTATACAGAGATACCGAAACCCGCCAAGGAGATGCTTATATCAATGAGCGTTGCCGGCTCGATATTTATTACCCTGACACAAAAAACTATACAACGATCGTTTGGTTTCATGGAGGTGGAATTACCTCCGGAAACAAATTTATTCCTGAAAAATTAAAAGAAAAAGGGATTGCTGTTGTGGCTGTAAACTATCGTTTGCATCCCCGGGTAAAATGTCCTGAATATCTTGAAGATGCTGCGGCAGCTGTTGCCTGGACATTTAAAAATATTAAAAGATATGGTGGCGATCCGGAAAAGATAGTGGTTTCCGGACACTCGGCGGGCGGTTATCTTACCAGCATGGTTGGACTGGATAAAAAATGGCTGGCAAAGTTCGGAATTGATGCCGACGAGATTGCGATGCTTATTCCGTTCAGCGGGCATACCATTACGCATATGACAGTCAGAAAAGAACGCGGCATACCTGATACCCAACCTGTGGTTGATGAATTTGCTCCGCTTTTTCACGTTAAAAAGGATGCTCCTCCCTTAATTCTGATTACCGGCGATCGGGAACGGGAAATGCTCGGACGTTACGAAGAAAACGCTTATTTGTGGAGAATGATGAAAGTGGCCGGAAATACTACAACAAAACTCTACGAACTGGATTCTTTTAACCATGGAGGAATGGCTTCGCCGGCTTTTGAAATATTATTACAGGAAATTAAAGCGCTTAACAAATGA
- a CDS encoding family 43 glycosylhydrolase encodes MKKIVFFLLVGFSFFSAVAQEKMMYGDISRKGVPFAKDPHVIELQGRYLMYFSIPPYSNKTGPENGWNIGIAESTDLIHWEKAGEITPVGEYESKGLCAPCVRVYNNKVHLFYQTYGNGKDDAICHAISTDGITFERDKSNPIFKPEGDWNCGRAIDAEVIKFKNQYFLYFATRDPDYKIQMQGVATAPGSSNFTKKDWEQAKNAPIMIPEYDWEGKCVEGASVIQKNNKLYMFYAGSYNNAPQQIGVAKSSDGIHWEKISDQPFLRNGKKGEWNESESGHPHIFETSGGKTYLFFQGNNDNGKTWYISNIEVFWNENGPYLKDKM; translated from the coding sequence ATGAAAAAAATTGTATTTTTTCTGTTGGTAGGCTTTTCTTTTTTTTCAGCTGTCGCACAGGAAAAAATGATGTATGGAGATATATCCAGAAAAGGAGTTCCCTTTGCAAAAGATCCACATGTTATCGAATTGCAGGGACGATACCTGATGTATTTTTCAATTCCGCCCTATTCAAATAAAACAGGTCCTGAAAATGGATGGAACATAGGAATTGCTGAAAGCACTGATCTTATTCACTGGGAAAAAGCAGGTGAAATTACGCCAGTCGGAGAATATGAAAGCAAAGGTCTCTGCGCCCCGTGTGTCAGAGTATACAACAACAAAGTACACTTGTTTTACCAAACTTACGGTAATGGAAAAGACGATGCGATTTGCCATGCAATTTCAACTGATGGAATTACATTTGAAAGAGACAAATCCAACCCGATTTTTAAACCTGAAGGTGACTGGAACTGTGGGCGGGCTATTGATGCCGAGGTGATAAAATTTAAGAATCAGTACTTTCTTTATTTTGCCACCCGGGATCCCGATTACAAAATTCAAATGCAGGGAGTTGCAACAGCGCCAGGCTCTTCAAATTTCACAAAAAAAGACTGGGAACAAGCAAAGAATGCACCGATTATGATTCCGGAATATGACTGGGAAGGAAAATGTGTTGAAGGCGCTTCCGTTATTCAGAAAAACAACAAGTTATACATGTTTTATGCGGGTTCATATAATAATGCCCCGCAACAAATTGGCGTAGCCAAAAGCAGCGATGGAATTCATTGGGAGAAAATTTCAGACCAACCTTTTTTGCGAAACGGAAAAAAAGGTGAATGGAACGAAAGCGAATCAGGCCACCCACATATTTTTGAAACTTCCGGTGGAAAAACGTATCTGTTCTTCCAGGGAAACAATGACAACGGAAAAACCTGGTATATCTCGAATATTGAAGTTTTCTGGAATGAAAACGGACCATACCTAAAGGATAAAATGTGA
- a CDS encoding sugar phosphate isomerase/epimerase family protein: MKKIYSIIFAFLFLSIASVAQKAPTGNPADFKVKTCLHSVSYLGVWRGQTQLTVDEFLVKTKELGYEGVMLVAKRPHVSPHDYDKAARARLKAKIDSLGLTLVGLAGYTDFTAGIDKPGVPNAEIQAAWVGEIAKLASDLGTNMVRIFTGYERPGIPYDKQYAEVVSGLKMAGKLAAEYGVTLAVQNHHDIALHHDPMYWLLKEVDMPNVMAGWDAWSPTLEGLSKGELRESIIKMKPFIINTIAADYVVHPRFNYVNNLTNYKAEQAAMRAVPMGKGIIDYKTWFETLKEIGYQGWVVYEMCEVLDGGGSIENLDKTAKIFLEYMKQF; encoded by the coding sequence ATGAAAAAAATATATTCAATAATTTTTGCTTTTTTGTTTTTGAGCATAGCATCTGTTGCACAAAAGGCTCCCACTGGAAATCCTGCCGATTTTAAAGTAAAAACCTGTTTACATTCGGTGAGTTATCTGGGCGTCTGGCGTGGTCAAACACAGTTAACAGTAGATGAGTTCCTGGTCAAGACAAAAGAACTTGGATATGAAGGGGTGATGCTTGTCGCCAAACGCCCGCATGTATCGCCACACGATTACGATAAAGCAGCTCGGGCACGGCTAAAAGCTAAAATTGATTCTCTGGGACTAACCCTGGTGGGGCTGGCGGGCTATACCGATTTTACCGCCGGGATTGATAAGCCCGGGGTTCCAAACGCTGAAATTCAGGCTGCCTGGGTAGGCGAAATTGCTAAACTGGCAAGCGATCTGGGAACAAACATGGTACGTATATTTACCGGTTATGAACGTCCCGGAATTCCCTACGACAAACAATATGCTGAAGTGGTTTCAGGATTAAAAATGGCGGGGAAACTCGCCGCCGAATATGGTGTAACACTTGCTGTACAAAATCATCACGATATTGCGCTGCACCACGACCCAATGTACTGGTTATTAAAAGAGGTGGACATGCCCAATGTTATGGCCGGATGGGACGCCTGGTCTCCAACACTGGAAGGCCTTTCAAAAGGAGAACTCAGGGAATCAATCATAAAAATGAAGCCCTTTATTATAAATACGATTGCAGCCGACTATGTTGTGCATCCACGATTTAACTATGTAAACAACCTTACCAATTACAAGGCAGAACAGGCAGCTATGCGCGCTGTGCCGATGGGGAAAGGAATTATCGATTACAAGACCTGGTTTGAAACATTAAAAGAAATCGGTTACCAGGGATGGGTGGTTTACGAAATGTGTGAGGTGCTTGACGGCGGTGGTTCCATCGAAAATCTGGATAAAACTGCAAAAATCTTTTTGGAGTATATGAAACAGTTTTAA
- a CDS encoding putative collagen-binding domain-containing protein, with product MKMKWMSFLVVFLLVLSFGCNKISKDLRIKPWTENPWYWEYKGEPVMLLGASSDDNLFQWPNEILIPHLDSMKTVGANYVRNTMSDRQDKGFELYPFLKLESGKYDLNEWNDKYWQRFDTFLKETQKRDIVVQIEVWDRFDYSRSNWPPHPFNPKNNINYSIEQSRLDSVYPDHPGANKQAFFYTTPKQQNNRVLLNYQLKVVDKMLSYALNYNHVLYCMDNETSAEEEWAVFWAEHILGKAKELGKEICVTEMWDNWDLKSEHHKRTFDHPERYAFCDVSQNNQQKGQVHWDNFQWVKSYILSNPRPLNTVKTYGADGGRHGTTKDGLERWWRHVLGGAASARFHRPPSGLGLSELSMNSVKVAREIENTVKFWQLQPANNLLSERGENEAYLAAQPGKNYVLFFTDGGDVNLDLSEFEKTFSLQWFDVRKGNLLSEERISGGNLVQLKAPGDLEWVAVISGN from the coding sequence ATGAAAATGAAGTGGATGTCTTTTTTAGTTGTTTTTCTTTTGGTACTATCTTTTGGATGTAACAAAATTTCAAAAGACTTAAGAATTAAACCATGGACAGAAAATCCCTGGTATTGGGAATACAAAGGAGAACCAGTAATGCTGCTTGGAGCCAGCAGCGATGATAATTTGTTTCAGTGGCCAAATGAGATATTGATTCCCCATTTGGATTCGATGAAAACGGTAGGGGCAAATTATGTTCGAAATACGATGAGCGACCGGCAAGATAAGGGATTTGAATTGTATCCGTTTTTAAAGCTTGAAAGTGGAAAATACGATTTAAACGAGTGGAATGATAAATACTGGCAACGTTTTGATACATTTTTAAAGGAGACTCAAAAAAGAGACATTGTCGTTCAGATTGAGGTTTGGGACAGGTTTGATTATTCGCGTAGCAATTGGCCTCCTCATCCTTTCAATCCTAAAAACAACATTAATTATTCCATTGAGCAATCGCGATTAGACTCTGTCTACCCCGATCATCCGGGAGCAAATAAACAAGCTTTCTTTTATACAACGCCCAAACAGCAAAACAATAGAGTACTGCTAAATTATCAGTTAAAGGTTGTGGATAAAATGCTTTCGTATGCCTTAAATTATAACCATGTTTTGTATTGTATGGATAACGAAACTTCGGCAGAAGAAGAGTGGGCTGTATTTTGGGCGGAACATATTCTGGGAAAAGCAAAGGAGCTTGGTAAAGAGATTTGTGTTACAGAAATGTGGGATAACTGGGACTTAAAATCGGAACATCACAAACGAACCTTTGACCACCCGGAAAGATATGCTTTTTGCGATGTGTCGCAGAACAACCAACAAAAAGGACAAGTTCACTGGGATAATTTTCAATGGGTGAAAAGCTATATTTTGTCAAATCCCCGACCGCTAAATACGGTAAAGACCTATGGCGCCGATGGCGGAAGACACGGAACTACCAAAGACGGACTGGAACGCTGGTGGCGACATGTTTTGGGTGGTGCTGCATCGGCACGTTTTCATCGGCCACCTTCAGGTCTGGGATTGTCGGAGTTATCGATGAATTCAGTGAAAGTAGCCAGAGAGATTGAAAATACCGTAAAATTCTGGCAACTCCAGCCAGCTAATAATTTACTCTCTGAACGTGGGGAAAATGAAGCGTATTTGGCAGCGCAGCCTGGTAAAAATTATGTTTTGTTTTTCACAGATGGTGGTGACGTTAATCTCGACCTTTCAGAATTTGAAAAAACTTTCAGCCTTCAATGGTTTGATGTGCGAAAAGGAAACCTGCTGTCCGAAGAAAGGATTAGTGGCGGAAACCTTGTTCAACTGAAAGCACCCGGGGATTTGGAATGGGTTGCTGTAATTTCAGGAAATTAA
- a CDS encoding DUF4038 domain-containing protein, whose product MKRTFISVLVSLIFILNGFTQNTIEIQAQETDSFPIIWSKFEIPFTSSKTYDNPIYEVRDFRVVFSAPSGRKKTVRGFWDGGTDWKVRFMPDEVGKWTWKSECTDTENQGLNKVEGDFTCNGNNHQELLFQKGTIQHEPGKYYLSYSDGTPFFWLACTAWNGALKSTDEEWQHYLSQRKENHYNTIQLVTTEWRGCDKNAEGLTAIEGTGRIKIHPEFFKRIDKKIDEANDKGLLVSPVILWALPMGQGRELSPGYTLPLEEAVLLAKYIVARYQGNHVVWTLGGDGKYYDDLELKWKEIGRRVFNDIDHAPVTLHPHGRSFVGDLYAQEDWYDLMGYQSSHSNQEGTVNWINKGPVAKMWSKLKPMPYINLEPNYEEIGFRIDATDVRNASYWSIFANPIAGVTYGANGIWPWLQPGERILNHGDTDGVTGWRKSIEFPGSIQMGYLAEFVNQFDWWKLFPANEILESQPGEEKFNHWISVVKSADDKTIMVYIPENCDVKLFNPKGYEYSAQWFNPVTNKYTKADILQKEFEEVRRVNFDSGQAETVTIAKISNTIQFAHNFENDMIIVLKKK is encoded by the coding sequence ATGAAAAGAACTTTTATCTCTGTACTTGTATCTTTGATTTTTATTCTAAATGGGTTTACTCAAAACACGATTGAAATTCAAGCTCAGGAAACCGATTCCTTTCCCATAATCTGGTCAAAATTTGAAATTCCTTTTACAAGCTCAAAAACCTATGACAATCCGATTTACGAGGTCCGGGATTTTAGGGTGGTTTTTTCTGCCCCGTCGGGCAGAAAAAAAACGGTTCGGGGATTTTGGGACGGCGGAACCGACTGGAAAGTTCGGTTTATGCCCGATGAAGTTGGAAAGTGGACCTGGAAATCGGAATGTACCGACACAGAGAATCAGGGATTAAATAAAGTGGAAGGAGATTTTACCTGCAATGGCAATAATCATCAGGAACTACTTTTTCAAAAAGGTACAATTCAGCACGAACCCGGAAAATACTACCTGTCATACAGCGATGGAACACCGTTTTTCTGGCTGGCATGTACGGCATGGAACGGCGCTTTAAAATCAACAGATGAAGAATGGCAGCATTACCTTAGTCAGCGAAAAGAGAATCATTACAATACCATTCAGCTGGTTACAACCGAATGGCGCGGCTGCGACAAAAATGCAGAGGGACTAACAGCCATTGAAGGAACGGGCCGGATTAAAATTCATCCGGAATTTTTTAAACGCATTGATAAGAAAATAGATGAAGCAAACGACAAAGGTCTGCTGGTTTCCCCGGTAATTTTATGGGCGCTTCCGATGGGACAAGGTCGTGAGTTGAGTCCGGGCTACACATTGCCGCTCGAAGAGGCTGTATTACTGGCAAAATATATTGTTGCGCGTTACCAGGGAAACCATGTGGTCTGGACACTGGGTGGCGACGGAAAATATTATGATGATCTGGAGCTAAAATGGAAGGAAATCGGGCGGAGGGTTTTTAACGACATCGACCATGCACCAGTTACCCTGCATCCTCACGGACGTTCTTTTGTAGGTGATTTGTATGCTCAGGAAGATTGGTACGATTTAATGGGATACCAATCGTCACATTCCAATCAGGAAGGTACCGTAAACTGGATTAACAAAGGACCCGTGGCGAAAATGTGGAGCAAACTTAAACCAATGCCCTATATTAATTTAGAGCCCAATTACGAAGAAATCGGTTTCCGAATTGACGCGACAGATGTAAGGAATGCAAGCTACTGGAGCATATTTGCTAATCCAATCGCAGGTGTAACTTATGGCGCAAATGGAATCTGGCCCTGGTTGCAACCTGGTGAGCGCATTTTAAATCACGGTGATACAGATGGTGTTACCGGCTGGAGAAAAAGTATAGAATTCCCGGGAAGTATACAAATGGGATATCTGGCCGAATTTGTAAATCAATTTGATTGGTGGAAGCTGTTTCCGGCAAATGAGATTTTGGAAAGCCAACCGGGCGAGGAGAAATTTAATCATTGGATTTCAGTTGTAAAATCGGCAGACGATAAAACGATAATGGTATATATTCCGGAAAACTGCGATGTGAAACTATTTAATCCGAAAGGCTATGAATATTCTGCTCAATGGTTTAACCCGGTTACAAATAAGTATACAAAGGCAGATATCCTTCAAAAGGAGTTTGAAGAAGTGAGGCGCGTAAATTTTGATTCGGGGCAGGCAGAAACAGTAACTATCGCAAAAATTTCGAATACGATTCAATTTGCCCATAATTTTGAAAATGACATGATTATCGTGTTAAAGAAGAAATAA
- a CDS encoding sugar phosphate isomerase/epimerase family protein, whose translation MKKIEKISLVILLFLSSVIVNGQERPGPQPAPETGEKFKLGMAGYTFVNFDLETTLKTLQRCDVHYLCIKDFHLPLTSTDEEIAAFHAKLKEYDVTGYAVGPLYMRSEEAIDKAFEYAKRVGVKTIVGVPTYELLPYVDKKVKEYGFNYAIHLHGPDIEVFPDAEDVWNSVKDLDPRMGMCLDIGHDTRNGKDPVADLKKYHSRVFDMHLKDVTGTTKLGYSLEVGRGIIDFPALVKMMRKVGYSGVISLEHEKDMKDPFMGIAESIGYFRGVVATTK comes from the coding sequence ATGAAAAAAATAGAAAAGATCTCTCTGGTTATTTTATTATTCTTAAGTTCCGTTATCGTTAACGGTCAGGAACGTCCTGGTCCTCAGCCTGCACCAGAAACAGGTGAAAAGTTTAAACTGGGAATGGCTGGTTATACATTTGTGAATTTTGACCTGGAAACCACCTTAAAAACGCTGCAACGCTGTGATGTACATTATCTGTGCATCAAAGATTTTCATCTCCCTTTAACGAGCACCGATGAAGAAATTGCTGCTTTTCATGCCAAGCTGAAAGAATATGATGTTACCGGTTATGCGGTTGGTCCATTGTATATGAGGTCGGAAGAGGCCATTGATAAAGCCTTTGAATATGCAAAAAGAGTTGGTGTAAAAACCATTGTTGGGGTGCCGACCTACGAATTGCTTCCATACGTGGATAAAAAAGTAAAAGAATACGGGTTTAATTATGCCATTCATTTGCATGGCCCGGATATTGAAGTTTTTCCTGATGCTGAAGATGTTTGGAACAGCGTGAAAGATTTGGATCCGCGCATGGGGATGTGTCTGGATATTGGCCACGATACCCGAAACGGAAAAGACCCGGTGGCAGATTTGAAAAAATACCACAGCCGTGTGTTTGATATGCATTTAAAAGACGTAACCGGAACGACAAAATTAGGCTACTCACTAGAAGTTGGACGTGGAATAATTGATTTCCCTGCACTGGTTAAAATGATGCGTAAGGTTGGCTATTCAGGTGTTATCAGTCTTGAACATGAAAAGGATATGAAAGACCCGTTTATGGGAATTGCCGAGTCAATTGGCTATTTCAGAGGCGTGGTTGCCACTACAAAATAG
- a CDS encoding NAD(P)H-binding protein gives MKYIANVIGATGLVGSQLIPLLLENEQFEKVRIFVRRDSNIQHPKLEQQIVDFGDEQTWKTHLTGDVLFSALGTTLKQAGSKEKEYEIDFTFNLNFAKKAKENGIENYVLVSSVGANTKSRIFYTRMKGELDEAVSKVGFKNLTILRPSSLTGSRKEKRTAEIISIPVLLLLTKFVFKKYRPIKDKTVARAMINAVLEPTSKKTIWEANEVFRLAE, from the coding sequence ATGAAATATATAGCAAATGTTATCGGGGCAACAGGTTTAGTAGGAAGCCAACTCATTCCGTTGTTGTTAGAAAACGAACAATTTGAAAAAGTACGTATTTTTGTCCGGCGTGACTCAAATATTCAACATCCAAAACTGGAACAGCAGATTGTTGATTTTGGCGATGAGCAAACATGGAAGACACATTTGACCGGTGACGTTTTATTTTCGGCACTGGGAACCACTTTAAAACAGGCTGGCAGCAAGGAAAAAGAATACGAAATAGATTTTACATTTAACCTGAATTTTGCCAAAAAAGCCAAAGAAAATGGCATCGAGAATTATGTATTGGTGTCGTCTGTCGGGGCAAATACAAAGTCACGAATCTTTTATACGCGGATGAAAGGAGAACTTGATGAGGCTGTTTCAAAAGTAGGGTTTAAAAACCTCACAATTTTAAGGCCTTCCTCATTAACAGGAAGTCGCAAAGAAAAGCGTACGGCAGAAATCATTTCTATCCCCGTCCTCCTTTTACTGACCAAATTTGTATTTAAAAAATATCGCCCCATTAAAGACAAAACGGTCGCACGGGCAATGATTAATGCAGTTTTAGAACCCACATCGAAAAAAACAATTTGGGAAGCCAACGAGGTTTTCCGGTTGGCTGAATAG